Part of the Paenibacillus aurantius genome, CGTCGGGACGGCCGACCCGTGGAAGGGCGACGAGGATGCCGGCATGCTCGCCGTGAGCGGCAGAGGGGCGGTCGCCACCTCCAGCGTGCTCGGACGGCGCTGGACGACGGACCGGGGGGAGCGCCATCACCTGATCGATCCCCGGACGATGGAATCGTCCCGGAGCGATATCGTCCAGTGCACGGTGGCGGGTCCCCGTCTTCCGCTGGCGGAGGCCTGGGCGAAGGCGCTGTGCATTCTGGGCTCGGATGAAGGCCTGAAGCTTTTTCGCGAGCGGGCGCCGTCTTACTCGGCCTTCTGCTTCACGGAGGAGGGCCGGCTTATCTATTGCGGCCGGCCTGAGAAGAGGGACGCCTGGACGGGGCGGGAGATCGACCGCACGATAGGGGAATAGAGAGGGATGGCTTTGTTAACTGAGTGGATAGTATCGCTTCCGACCTGGACCATCATCCGCGTTTCGGGCCTCGTGTCCTACGGCCTTCTGTTTGTGGGGATCTGCCTGGGGATCCTCTACAGCCTGCCGTTCAGGCTGAGCTGGACCAAAGCGCTTGTTTACCGGCTGCATACGGTTACGCTCGGCGCCGGGTTCTTCATCGGCGTCGGCCATGCCATGCTGCTGGTGGTCGATGCCTATATGCCCTTCGGGTGGAAGGAGCTCCTGGTGCCGTTTGCGGCGGCGAACGCCCCGCTGTGGAACGGCTTAGGAACGCTGGCCGAGTACGGGATGCTGGTCGTGTTCCTCACCACGGATTTGAAAAATGTGCTCGGACGGCGCTCGTGGCGGATGCTGCATATGCTCGCTTATCCGGTGTTCATCATGGCCCTGCTGCACGGGATTGGGGTGGGAACGGATACGCCGTCCCGCGCCGTCCAAGCTCTGTATGGAGCGTCGGGGGCGATTGTGCTGGGGCTCACCGTTTACCGGGCGGGAGCGGCAGGAAGAAGCAAGACGCAGCGGATGAATGCTTGACGCTTTGGCCGCCTTATATCGGAGAGGGCCGCAGCGCCTGAACCTTGGAAAACGCCCGAAAATGGACTGGGTCCGTCTCGGGCGTTTTTCGTTTTGGCGGGAGCTCGGCTTTGGCCCTTTCCGGGTGGGCCGGTTGGTTCCGCCGCGCCAATGTTGTATGATGGAACGGAGAGGTTGAACCTGACAGGTTGACCGTACCCAGAGAGGAGAATGAAACGATGAAATGGGGAGCCAGCTTATACCTCCCCTTCGTGCAGCCGGATGAGGTTAGCGTGCTTCACTGCCGGCTGGAGCAAGGGCTTGCCGCCGTGAAGCGGGCGGGCTTCGATTTTGCCGAGCTGTCGCTCGCCCCGCTCGCCAATCTGCGGGAGGCGGCTCTGGAGCAGGCGAAGCGGATCATCTCGGACTCGGGACTTCCCGTGCCGGCGTTCAGCGGGTTTTTCCCGCCGCAGGTTCCCGTAACGGGGCCCGACGCCCAGCTGTCCGTCCTGGAGGCCTATATGAGGAAGTCGCTTCCCCTGGCGAAGGCCATCGGTGCGGAGGTGCTGGTGCTGGGCGGGGGAAAGGTCCGCTCCGTGCCGGACGGCTTCCCGAAGGAAGAGGGCGTGGAGCAGCTCGCCCGGTTCTTGGCGTCCGCCGAGGAGGCAGCCGCTAAGGAAGAGCTCCTTCTCGCGCTCGAGCCCCTTAACCGCAAGGAAACCAACGTGGTCAAGCGGCTCGAGGACGCGGTCGAGCTCGCGGCGCGGCTGTATCTGCCACATGTCCGCGTCGCCGCTGATTCGTACCACATGCTGATCGAACGGGAGGAGGCCGACATGCTCGAGGAAGCCGTCGACCTGGGCCTGCTGGCGTACGTTCATATCGCCGACCGCGACAGGCACTTCCCCGGACAGCCGGTGGAGCGGGGCGTCGATTACGGGGCGTTCTTCCGCACGCTGAAGGGCGCCGGGTATGAAGGGCGCATCTGCCTGGAATGCGGCTATGAAACGGTGGAGGAGCTGGAGCGGCTCGGGACGGATGCCCTGAGGTTCGTCAAGGACCAGTGGGAGCTTGCCTGAGTCGGGGGATCCTCTTTGGCAATGAGGCTTAGAATGTGATGATCGACCAAAATGACAAAGGAGCTAATCATGGGTTAGCTCCTTTGCATGGAGTGTAGTCGTTTTTTGTTTTTGGTTTGGGTTAGGATTGGAATAGAACACCAGAAAACAAAACCAGAAAACAAAACCAGAAAACAAAACCAGAAAACAAAACCAGAAAACAAAACCAGAAAACAAAACCAGAAAACAAAACCAGAAAACAAAACCAGAAAACAAAACCAGAAAACAAGCCGCACGGTCTCTTGAAGACCTGTGCGGTTTCTTTGTGCTAGGCAGGCAGTTACGAGGCTGCGCTGCCGTACTATTGGCAGCTGAGGCAGCTTCTATTAATGAAGCTCTTGTATAAGAAGCCGGAAAAAGGAACGTTTCCCTGTGAATAGAGGAGGTCCGGTCTTATAGCCCGGCTAATGAGTGTTTTCCGGGAATAGAGGAACTCCGATATCTTATTGCCCGGAAAAGTAGCGTTCCCTCTAAAATAAGGGAACGCCAGTTCCCTATTCCGCCGGTAAACGGGCTTGGGAAGCCCGTTTACCCCTAAATAGAGGAACAGAGTTCCTCTATTTACCGGGAAGCAGTCCTAAGAGAGGAAATAGAGGATCCTAGTTCCTTTATCTCTGTTCTGTCAGTCTGTCCGCCTACCCGTTTCAATAGTCCAAATCCTCGGCGCTCCTCTCGCTAGTGTCTGATCCGGTACCTTTGTTGGCGGGATGGCCTCCGTATGCGCACGAAAGGTAATGAGGAGCAGACCAATACTCACAAGGAAGGAACACACAGACGACAAACAAGCAGATCGACACAAACAAGGCAGGAATACACAGACGACAACAAGCAGACCGACACTCACAAGGCAGGAACACGCAGACGACAAACAAGCAGACGACAAACAAGCAGACCGAAACGAAGTTGCCAGGCCCACTCCGCTAAACGCTGGAGAGAAGGGACCGGAGTACTGACGGATAAAGCGCCATTACGCTAACGGCGGAGAGAAGCGACCGGAGTAGTGCTCAATCGCCAGCAGGTGGTGGATGGCTTGCCCCACCGAATCGCCTTTCCCCTGGGACTTTTTACCTTCCCGCCCCGGCAGCTTTACACAATCATAATATTTTCTTGGTAATCGTAAGATTGCAGTATTTCGTAAGAAGGCCCTCCGAGAGACAATAAAGACAGAACCCAGAACAACTAGAAAGGAAGGCCTCTAATGGACATAGCATCCAAAGACCCCGCTCTCGGCACGAAGCCGAAGGCTCAAGAGCTGAGCAGATGGAAGCGCATCCGAAAGGATTACGACCTGTACCTCATGCTGGTTCCCGGACTGCTTTTTTTGGCGATTTTTAAATATACGCCTATGTACGGATTGGTCATTGCCTTTCAGGACTTCA contains:
- a CDS encoding ferric reductase, with amino-acid sequence MALLTEWIVSLPTWTIIRVSGLVSYGLLFVGICLGILYSLPFRLSWTKALVYRLHTVTLGAGFFIGVGHAMLLVVDAYMPFGWKELLVPFAAANAPLWNGLGTLAEYGMLVVFLTTDLKNVLGRRSWRMLHMLAYPVFIMALLHGIGVGTDTPSRAVQALYGASGAIVLGLTVYRAGAAGRSKTQRMNA
- a CDS encoding sugar phosphate isomerase/epimerase family protein, which produces MKWGASLYLPFVQPDEVSVLHCRLEQGLAAVKRAGFDFAELSLAPLANLREAALEQAKRIISDSGLPVPAFSGFFPPQVPVTGPDAQLSVLEAYMRKSLPLAKAIGAEVLVLGGGKVRSVPDGFPKEEGVEQLARFLASAEEAAAKEELLLALEPLNRKETNVVKRLEDAVELAARLYLPHVRVAADSYHMLIEREEADMLEEAVDLGLLAYVHIADRDRHFPGQPVERGVDYGAFFRTLKGAGYEGRICLECGYETVEELERLGTDALRFVKDQWELA